In the Terriglobales bacterium genome, one interval contains:
- a CDS encoding class I SAM-dependent methyltransferase: MRDRGELTERGGPSLLAIAGARLREGARREGWWRAIRDLGHDLGYLLRNSTPARRKARYGDIDFDWDHRVDTTAANVGWRSDLAGAMAGALYQPTSPGVFHEVFSTLGIDYSEYTFLDIGSGKGRALLMAADYPFARVAGIELLPELHRAAVENIQQYKSESQRCFQVESICGDARQVELPPGRLLVYLFNPLPRAALQDFAERLAAREAIVVYHNPVHEDVLARVMEKVGETQQFAIFRRKSSDREIGQSRTGKAKADHKGDEGGTKDAREMRAGPGNRAE, encoded by the coding sequence TTGAGAGATCGGGGAGAACTGACGGAGCGGGGCGGGCCTTCGCTGTTGGCGATCGCCGGCGCGCGGCTGCGGGAGGGGGCCCGGCGCGAGGGTTGGTGGCGGGCGATCCGCGACCTGGGCCACGACTTGGGATACCTGCTGCGAAATTCGACTCCGGCGCGCAGGAAGGCGCGCTACGGCGACATTGATTTCGACTGGGACCACCGGGTAGACACGACGGCGGCGAACGTGGGCTGGCGGTCCGACCTGGCCGGCGCGATGGCGGGCGCTTTGTATCAGCCGACAAGCCCCGGCGTCTTCCACGAGGTGTTCAGCACTCTCGGCATCGACTACTCCGAGTACACGTTTCTGGACATCGGCTCGGGGAAGGGGCGCGCGCTGCTGATGGCGGCCGATTATCCGTTCGCGCGCGTGGCCGGCATCGAGCTATTGCCGGAGCTGCATCGCGCGGCCGTGGAGAACATCCAGCAATACAAGAGCGAGAGCCAGAGGTGCTTCCAGGTTGAATCGATTTGCGGCGACGCGCGCCAGGTGGAACTGCCGCCGGGCCGGCTGCTGGTGTACCTGTTCAATCCGCTGCCGCGGGCGGCGCTGCAGGACTTTGCCGAGCGGCTTGCGGCGCGCGAGGCGATCGTCGTGTACCACAATCCGGTGCACGAAGACGTCTTGGCCCGGGTGATGGAGAAAGTGGGAGAGACGCAGCAGTTCGCGATCTTCCGCCGCAAGTCGAGTGATCGGGAAATCGGGCAATCGCGTACCGGAAAGGCAAAAGCGGACCACAAAGGAGACGAAGGTGGCACGAAGGACGCGAGGGAAATGCGCGCGGGGCCTGGCAACCGCGCCGAATGA